In one window of Photorhabdus laumondii subsp. laumondii DNA:
- the rseC gene encoding SoxR-reducing system protein RseC, with translation MVKEWATVIHWQQGRALLRYGSSSGCGSCQARATCGSYLLNKLGSDGIHQLELEILQPLQPGQKVEVGIPEGSLLRSALLVYLTPLIGLFLGGALLQLWITNQLWVFCGGVLGGALGFFFARGVATYWDNRQEYQPVVLQIGLPPDAIHIQQRE, from the coding sequence ATGGTTAAAGAGTGGGCAACAGTAATTCACTGGCAACAGGGGCGGGCATTATTACGTTATGGTTCCTCTTCTGGTTGTGGCAGTTGTCAGGCGCGAGCAACGTGTGGTTCTTATTTACTCAATAAATTAGGGTCTGATGGCATACATCAGCTTGAACTTGAGATTTTACAACCGCTGCAACCGGGGCAAAAAGTGGAAGTGGGGATCCCTGAAGGGAGTTTGCTGCGTTCGGCGTTGCTGGTTTATCTGACTCCGCTTATTGGGCTATTCCTTGGTGGTGCACTTTTGCAGTTATGGATAACCAATCAATTGTGGGTGTTTTGTGGCGGTGTTTTAGGAGGCGCGTTGGGGTTCTTCTTTGCCCGCGGAGTCGCCACTTACTGGGATAATCGGCAGGAATATCAACCTGTCGTTTTGCAAATCGGCTTGCCTCCTGATGCCATTCACATTCAGCAGCGGGAATAA